Proteins from a genomic interval of Desulfofustis limnaeus:
- a CDS encoding cation:proton antiporter domain-containing protein: MHVGNVFIEIAAILGLATLTGMVGQKLRQPLIIMFLATGILAGPSFLGIIHSYEQIELLAHIGIALLLFIVGLKLDLNLIRTTGPVALATGLGQIVFTSLIGFFIAIGLGMSYLSAAYVSVALTFSSTIIIVKLLSDKKEIDSLHGQIALGFLIVQDIAAILALVGLTTLGASVGEDGAGYLSFVVIGVKGLGVLGGVALLMKYVIPSLVQRLAHSLELLMLFAIAWAVLFGAVSELLGFSKEVGAFMAGVSLASTEFRDSIGARLTSLRDFLLLFFFIDLGARLDWSMVGAQLGASLIFSLFVLIGNPLIVLVIMGVMGYRRRTAFLAGLTVAQISEFSLIVAALGLSIGHITEETVGLITLVGVVTISLSTYMILYSYPLYRFFAEPLKVFERRNPYREAAIDTFAETEPVDVILVGLGNYGSGLMEHLLRRKNSVVGIDFDPGALTKWRRRGVSVLYGDMADPEMHEQLPLQKARWVISTVRSREMNLALLHNLKKNGYTGKVALTATHSPEAADYENAGAHLVFRPFKDATEQAADALTYAMDFLPESVDWPVSFLELRIRSDATSAGQTIRELPLSDSGIAILAVSRGGRIIYEPKPDFRIFPADRLLLMGQPAGLKDAESTLNKREVQEGGADDADRFEIAEIKVAKTSDISGKSLIELLFRQRFGATLVGIRRGEKQITTINPTERLQGGDCLIVIGKAGVIEELKKRAPV; this comes from the coding sequence ATGCACGTAGGGAATGTATTTATTGAAATCGCTGCCATTTTAGGTCTTGCGACGTTGACCGGCATGGTCGGGCAGAAGTTGCGGCAGCCGTTGATTATCATGTTTCTGGCCACGGGGATCCTGGCCGGACCATCTTTTCTCGGCATCATACACAGCTACGAACAGATCGAGCTGCTGGCCCATATCGGTATCGCTCTGCTGCTCTTTATTGTTGGGCTCAAGCTCGACCTGAACCTGATTCGAACCACCGGCCCCGTCGCCTTGGCGACCGGCCTGGGGCAGATCGTTTTCACTTCACTGATCGGGTTTTTCATCGCTATCGGCCTGGGTATGTCCTATCTCAGCGCCGCCTATGTCTCGGTTGCACTGACGTTTTCGAGTACGATCATTATCGTGAAGCTGTTGTCGGACAAGAAAGAGATCGACTCTCTGCATGGCCAGATAGCCCTCGGGTTTCTGATCGTACAGGATATCGCCGCCATTTTGGCGCTGGTCGGTTTGACGACGCTGGGGGCGTCAGTAGGCGAAGACGGTGCGGGTTACCTTTCATTCGTGGTGATCGGGGTAAAAGGGCTGGGGGTATTGGGCGGTGTCGCGCTGCTGATGAAATACGTCATTCCTTCTCTGGTTCAGCGCCTCGCCCACTCGTTGGAATTGTTGATGCTGTTCGCCATTGCCTGGGCAGTCCTGTTTGGCGCGGTCAGCGAGCTGTTGGGGTTCAGCAAGGAGGTCGGCGCCTTCATGGCCGGAGTTTCTCTGGCCTCAACCGAATTCAGGGATTCGATCGGGGCTCGGCTGACGAGCCTCCGGGACTTTCTCCTTCTATTTTTCTTCATTGATCTGGGCGCCCGTCTGGATTGGTCGATGGTGGGGGCGCAGCTGGGGGCATCGCTGATCTTTTCCCTTTTTGTACTCATCGGCAACCCGCTGATTGTTCTGGTCATCATGGGAGTGATGGGCTATCGCCGTCGTACCGCGTTTCTAGCCGGTCTCACGGTTGCTCAAATAAGTGAATTTTCGCTTATTGTGGCAGCGCTGGGATTGAGCATCGGGCACATCACCGAAGAGACGGTGGGCTTGATCACCCTGGTGGGTGTGGTGACCATCTCCTTGTCCACCTATATGATCCTCTATTCATATCCGCTCTACCGCTTTTTCGCCGAGCCATTGAAGGTTTTTGAGAGACGAAATCCTTACCGTGAGGCGGCCATCGATACGTTTGCAGAGACTGAACCGGTCGACGTCATTCTGGTGGGACTCGGTAATTATGGCAGCGGCTTGATGGAGCATCTCCTCCGCCGAAAAAACAGTGTCGTGGGGATCGATTTCGACCCAGGTGCGCTCACCAAATGGCGTCGGAGGGGGGTGTCAGTTCTTTACGGAGATATGGCCGACCCGGAGATGCACGAGCAATTGCCCTTGCAGAAGGCACGATGGGTGATCAGTACTGTCCGTTCCCGGGAGATGAACCTGGCGTTGCTCCATAATCTCAAGAAGAACGGTTACACCGGTAAGGTGGCCTTGACGGCGACGCATAGTCCGGAAGCCGCCGATTATGAGAACGCCGGCGCCCATCTGGTGTTTCGACCGTTTAAGGACGCGACGGAACAAGCAGCCGACGCGCTGACCTATGCCATGGACTTTCTTCCGGAAAGTGTCGATTGGCCGGTTTCGTTTCTCGAGTTGCGCATCCGTTCTGATGCCACCTCGGCCGGCCAGACCATCAGGGAGCTACCGCTGTCGGATTCGGGGATTGCCATCCTGGCGGTCAGTCGAGGCGGTCGCATTATTTACGAACCGAAGCCGGATTTTCGGATTTTTCCGGCGGACCGGCTGCTGCTCATGGGCCAGCCGGCAGGGCTGAAAGATGCTGAGAGCACGCTCAACAAAAGAGAGGTCCAGGAGGGGGGCGCAGACGATGCGGACCGTTTTGAAATTGCCGAGATCAAGGTTGCAAAAACCTCGGATATTTCCGGCAAGTCATTGATTGAGCTGCTTTTTCGACAAAGGTTCGGCGCCACTTTAGTCGGTATTCGTCGGGGCGAGAAGCAGATAACCACAATCAACCCCACGGAGCGCTTGCAGGGGGGCGATTGTCTGATTGTTATCGGTAAGGCTGGAGTCATCGAAGAACTGAAGAAGCGGGCCCCTGTCTGA
- a CDS encoding (S)-benzoin forming benzil reductase, with protein sequence MNYYIITGTSRGLGESFARQLLQEGNALFCISRTRNEGLMDQAREKGIFLEYLTYDLEDTAGINGLVKRVKGAVDTATATRMALINNAGTVAPVQPVGRSSSAAVRAALHINLAAPMLLTSAFIEYTADLPVDRRILNISSGAARNPYVGWGAYCTTKAGLDMFTRCVGLEQKNMANPVKIIAVAPGIVDTAMQESIRNTAEEDFPNRNRFIALHEKGLLTSPDAAAENILRLFLSEEIETGGIYDIRHVP encoded by the coding sequence ATGAACTACTACATCATTACTGGAACGTCGCGTGGATTGGGGGAAAGTTTTGCCAGACAGCTTCTTCAGGAGGGAAACGCGCTGTTCTGCATATCGCGGACAAGAAATGAAGGCCTCATGGACCAGGCCCGGGAAAAAGGGATTTTCCTCGAATACCTTACCTATGACCTCGAGGATACGGCAGGCATCAATGGCCTGGTGAAGCGGGTGAAGGGCGCGGTGGACACCGCCACGGCAACCCGCATGGCCCTGATAAACAACGCAGGCACGGTGGCCCCCGTCCAGCCCGTCGGACGCTCGTCCTCGGCAGCCGTGAGGGCGGCGCTGCACATCAACCTGGCGGCACCCATGCTGCTGACTTCGGCATTTATCGAATACACGGCAGATCTGCCCGTTGACCGGCGGATTCTCAATATCTCAAGCGGTGCGGCCCGGAACCCATATGTCGGGTGGGGGGCCTACTGTACCACAAAGGCCGGCCTCGACATGTTCACCCGTTGTGTGGGCCTTGAACAGAAAAACATGGCGAATCCGGTAAAGATCATCGCCGTAGCGCCGGGCATCGTGGACACGGCCATGCAGGAGAGCATCCGCAACACGGCTGAAGAGGACTTCCCGAACCGGAACAGGTTCATAGCGCTTCACGAAAAGGGCCTGTTAACGTCGCCGGATGCGGCTGCAGAAAATATCCTTCGCCTGTTCCTGAGCGAAGAAATAGAGACCGGTGGAATATACGATATCCGCCACGTACCCTGA
- a CDS encoding DUF3786 domain-containing protein, translating to MMTELIDKTYFQELARQDPLDVCRRALSEYDDTDRCYAVTVWGKQCNIYPDQARITYVADGRAPFHPYLDLFIIHYLLRAKEIEPVQEWISEKDIPGGATFFRGPHDIPTNLITDRFGNDIDSFNNVCEQLMGTPLELADAAFAFTIAPRVSVAILYWAGDDEFPAESRLLYDRTLAEQFALDVMYALAVGICERVGRTSA from the coding sequence ATGATGACAGAATTGATCGACAAAACCTATTTCCAGGAACTCGCAAGGCAGGACCCGCTCGATGTATGCAGAAGAGCGTTAAGTGAGTACGACGATACGGACAGGTGTTATGCCGTAACGGTGTGGGGAAAACAATGCAACATCTATCCAGACCAGGCAAGAATCACATACGTTGCCGATGGTCGCGCTCCATTTCACCCCTATCTTGATCTGTTTATCATCCATTATCTACTTCGAGCGAAAGAAATCGAGCCTGTCCAGGAGTGGATCTCAGAAAAGGATATTCCCGGTGGCGCCACCTTCTTTCGCGGGCCTCACGACATCCCAACCAATTTGATCACCGACAGATTTGGAAATGATATCGACAGCTTTAATAATGTCTGTGAACAGCTCATGGGAACGCCCCTTGAGTTAGCCGATGCCGCGTTTGCCTTCACCATTGCCCCACGAGTTTCCGTTGCGATCCTTTACTGGGCCGGGGACGATGAGTTCCCGGCTGAATCGAGGCTTTTGTATGATCGAACACTCGCAGAACAATTCGCGCTGGATGTCATGTATGCCTTGGCCGTAGGTATCTGTGAAAGGGTTGGCAGGACAAGTGCTTGA
- a CDS encoding type II toxin-antitoxin system MqsR family toxin, whose product MPRNQPYYSIKTVRKCIDNGNFFVEPKARETAKNHFGWLQDQILAAMKELRPKHFHKSDKKFDDPYVYVDYYKARGLRGEDVYVHFRIEDGYLIICSFKRI is encoded by the coding sequence ATGCCTAGGAATCAACCATATTACAGCATAAAAACCGTAAGAAAATGTATAGATAACGGGAATTTCTTTGTTGAGCCGAAAGCAAGGGAAACCGCGAAGAATCATTTTGGATGGCTCCAAGATCAAATTCTGGCTGCTATGAAGGAGTTAAGGCCAAAGCATTTCCATAAGTCCGATAAAAAATTTGATGATCCGTATGTTTACGTTGATTATTACAAAGCTCGCGGGCTAAGAGGGGAGGACGTTTATGTCCATTTTCGAATCGAAGATGGATATTTGATAATTTGCAGCTTTAAGAGAATATGA
- a CDS encoding DUF2161 family putative PD-(D/E)XK-type phosphodiesterase codes for MKEVDLYSPVKRFLESQDYEVKGEIQDCDVVAVRPGETPVIVELKLSLNLEVVLQAVERLSLSPTVYVCIPNTSRLLTRRRRQIFKLFKMLGLGLLVANGNRADSFVSVLVDPGVYRPRQSTQRRGRLLGEFSRRVGDPACGGKDKRTGVMTAYRQRVLAIARFLQNEGPTRAAIVAAALAEPKAREMMYRDVYGWFDRTAVGVYDLSPRGKQEVPRWLP; via the coding sequence ATGAAAGAAGTCGATCTCTATTCGCCGGTGAAGCGATTTCTCGAATCTCAGGATTATGAAGTCAAGGGCGAGATTCAGGATTGTGACGTCGTAGCGGTGCGTCCCGGCGAAACACCGGTTATCGTCGAACTCAAGTTGTCCCTCAATCTTGAGGTGGTCCTCCAGGCGGTCGAGCGGCTATCGCTGTCACCGACGGTGTATGTCTGCATACCGAACACGAGCAGGTTGCTGACCAGGCGGCGGCGGCAGATTTTCAAGCTCTTCAAGATGCTCGGCTTGGGGTTGCTCGTCGCCAATGGTAACCGGGCCGACAGCTTCGTCAGCGTGCTCGTCGATCCCGGCGTTTACCGACCTCGTCAGTCGACCCAGCGCCGGGGGCGTCTGCTCGGTGAGTTTTCAAGACGGGTCGGAGACCCCGCTTGTGGCGGCAAGGACAAGCGAACCGGGGTCATGACCGCCTACCGGCAAAGAGTGCTGGCGATTGCCCGATTTCTCCAGAACGAAGGCCCGACCAGAGCGGCCATCGTCGCCGCGGCCCTGGCTGAACCCAAAGCGAGAGAAATGATGTACCGGGATGTCTACGGGTGGTTCGACAGGACTGCGGTGGGAGTCTATGACCTCTCTCCCCGGGGTAAACAGGAGGTGCCGCGCTGGCTCCCATGA
- a CDS encoding type II toxin-antitoxin system RelE/ParE family toxin translates to MRKLKAKRFVKWVAKQDIPSGCSIEVLSKVGEGKHEFNLDGNIYKKRARFEERGKSGIGSTIVCY, encoded by the coding sequence ATGAGAAAGCTGAAGGCGAAGCGATTCGTCAAATGGGTAGCGAAGCAAGATATTCCTTCCGGATGCTCAATAGAGGTCTTATCAAAGGTTGGCGAGGGGAAGCACGAGTTTAATCTTGATGGTAATATTTACAAGAAGAGAGCGAGATTTGAAGAAAGGGGTAAAAGCGGGATCGGAAGTACAATCGTTTGCTACTAA
- a CDS encoding helix-turn-helix domain-containing protein: MRKSISESITSSDSDLSSLGLVDDITLKNIETLCLPVIKEYSPEHIVRIRKKFKLSQAALASLFNISTSTVQKWEQGNKKPTGASRKLLDLIERKGVKGLV, encoded by the coding sequence ATGAGAAAGTCAATTTCCGAGTCGATCACAAGCTCGGACTCCGATCTGAGCAGTTTGGGGCTGGTTGACGATATAACACTCAAAAATATTGAAACCCTTTGTTTGCCGGTGATCAAAGAGTATAGCCCTGAGCATATTGTAAGGATCAGAAAAAAATTCAAGCTGAGCCAGGCCGCCTTGGCAAGCCTGTTCAATATCAGCACTTCAACCGTGCAAAAATGGGAGCAAGGAAACAAAAAGCCTACCGGTGCATCCAGGAAGCTTTTGGACTTAATCGAAAGAAAAGGGGTGAAAGGTCTGGTTTAG